The genomic segment ATGTAATCTAAATCTTAAAAAAACCTATGTATCTGGTTAGAAAGCTGTAATTTtaagatatttaattttttttaattaaaactaacgTAAGTATTTAtctaatagttttattttgtcATTAATGTTATACATAGagcttaaattaaataattacaagaGAAATTAACAAACGATGTAAGCTTAATAGGACTTTAGTATACTTACAAGGCTACACGTAATTTCTAGatctaaaaaaaacttataatgtATCTGGTTAGAAAGCTGTAATTTTAAgattatttaaattgtatttttttattaaaactaacGTAGATAATATGTAAACATATAAaaagtagttttattttttcatttatgtTGTACACACAGCTTAAGTTAAATAATTAAGCTTTgtagtttaatttttaattctaaatagtaaaataaattttctatgtgatattacatttaataaatacaaaattacatGTCTTCTTTTTCAAAGTATCTAATAATAACATTCATAGCCTCTTTCATGAACTGGAGCCATTGAGCCTGTAAATTGAGCTCTTGGTCCCTCTGTCGCACCCTTTCATGGACTTCATACTCATGCACACGCAGTCTTTCGGTCTCTAACCTTTCAAAGGCCAAATCACGCTCTCTTGCATATTCTCTTGCTCTCCTATCAGAATCTACAAATATCTTcgctacattattattatcacattttttctttttttgtggtGGTGGTACCCAATGCTCATctgatataattttaattttttgagaaGAAGGTGGAGGTGTTGCAGTTTCTTCACTCTGAAGAGGGGGCAGCACCACGGTAGGTTGGCTACTGGTGCTTGGGGTGTTCCAATCGGCTTCTGTAAAGTAATTTAACAACTtggtttaattaatttcattttttcaaatttcatttaccagatttttatttatttatttatttttgggaaacataaaatttttcatattttgtcTGATAAATTGTATAATGGAATGAATATATgtagggtgattgctacagttattg from the Ostrinia nubilalis chromosome 5, ilOstNubi1.1, whole genome shotgun sequence genome contains:
- the LOC135072088 gene encoding uncharacterized protein LOC135072088 — translated: MQIIGVEAATGMTVVEAGFQQNEDDEKTPNTQPEEIIIPGYIEDNQFTLDTIDTEADWNTPSTSSQPTVVLPPLQSEETATPPPSSQKIKIISDEHWVPPPQKKKKCDNNNVAKIFVDSDRRAREYARERDLAFERLETERLRVHEYEVHERVRQRDQELNLQAQWLQFMKEAMNVIIRYFEKEDM